In Zingiber officinale cultivar Zhangliang chromosome 8B, Zo_v1.1, whole genome shotgun sequence, a single genomic region encodes these proteins:
- the LOC122014887 gene encoding lipid phosphate phosphatase 2-like isoform X2 — translation MLAVADTDEDEDEDEDEGLLTEGLQVPLLPQTESTSSPIRQRKSVKMPDIQLESHTLRSHGTQVARFHMFVGQGMMTDLMYPLKGNTVPFWAVPVIAILLPFAIIIAIYIKKQNVYDLHNAILGLFFSVLITGVLTDAIKDAVGRPRPDFFWRCFPDGNPLYDNKTTGVICHGDKSVIKEGHKSFPSGHSSWSFAGLGFLSWYLAGKIKVFDHRGHIAKLCIVLLPLLCAALIAISRVDDYWHHWQDVFAGGFLGLVIASFCYLQFFPPPYDIDGWFPHAYLHAMADIRSSTQTTTNPLRSRPLEMETVYVSSGVQHVAQMSDANLSLDTMEAGRWH, via the exons ATGCTTGCAGTTGCCGACACggacgaggacgaggacgaggacgaggacgaggGTTTACTTACGGAAGGTCTTCAGGTTCCGCTGCTTCCACAGACGGAGAGTACATCTTCTCCGATACGGCAAAGGAAATCT GTGAAAATGCCAGATATACAGCTAGAATCTCACACATTGAGATCCCATGGAACCCAAGTTGCAAGATTTCACAT GTTTGTTGGACAAGGCATGATGACAGATCTGATGTATCCGTTGAAAGGCAATACTGTTCCATTTTGGGCTGTTCCG GTGATTGCAATTCTATTGCCTTTTGCAATTATTATTGCAATTTATATCAAAAAGCAGAATGTGTATGATTTACACAATGCAATCTTGG GTTTGTTCTTTTCTGTGCTTATAACTGGAGTTTTAACTGATGCAATTAAGGATGCTGTTGGTCGGCCAAGGCCTGATTTTTTTTGGCGTTGTTTTCCTGATGGAAATCCT CTATATGATAACAAAACAACTGGTGTCATATGCCATGGGGACAAAAGTGTTATCAAAGAAGGGCACAAGAGTTTTCCAAGTGGGCACTCATCAT GGTCTTTTGCAGGTCTAGGCTTTTTATCTTGGTACCTTGCAGGGAAAATTAAGGTTTTTGACCATAGGGGTCATATTGCAAAACTGTGCATTGTACTTCTCCCACTGTTGTGTGCAGCTCTTATTGCAATTTCTCGAGTTGATGACTATTGGCACCATTGGCAAGATGTCTTTGCAGGAGGTTTTCTCG GTTTGGTAATTGCTTCATTTTGTTATCTGCAATTCTTCCCCCCTCCTTATGATATCGATG GTTGGTTTCCTCATGCATATTTGCATGCCATGGCTGATATTAGAAGCAGTACACAGACAACTACAAACCCTCTGCGGTCGCGGCCTTTGGAGATGGAGACGGTCTATGTTTCATCTGGAGTTCAGCATGTAGCCCAGATGAGTGATGCCAATTTAAGTCTCGATACAATGGAAGCTGGTAGATGGCATTGA
- the LOC122014887 gene encoding lipid phosphate phosphatase 2-like isoform X1 translates to MLAVADTDEDEDEDEDEGLLTEGLQVPLLPQTESTSSPIRQRKSVKMPDIQLESHTLRSHGTQVARFHMHDWIILILLAVIDGCLNIIEPFHRFVGQGMMTDLMYPLKGNTVPFWAVPVIAILLPFAIIIAIYIKKQNVYDLHNAILGLFFSVLITGVLTDAIKDAVGRPRPDFFWRCFPDGNPLYDNKTTGVICHGDKSVIKEGHKSFPSGHSSWSFAGLGFLSWYLAGKIKVFDHRGHIAKLCIVLLPLLCAALIAISRVDDYWHHWQDVFAGGFLGLVIASFCYLQFFPPPYDIDGWFPHAYLHAMADIRSSTQTTTNPLRSRPLEMETVYVSSGVQHVAQMSDANLSLDTMEAGRWH, encoded by the exons ATGCTTGCAGTTGCCGACACggacgaggacgaggacgaggacgaggacgaggGTTTACTTACGGAAGGTCTTCAGGTTCCGCTGCTTCCACAGACGGAGAGTACATCTTCTCCGATACGGCAAAGGAAATCT GTGAAAATGCCAGATATACAGCTAGAATCTCACACATTGAGATCCCATGGAACCCAAGTTGCAAGATTTCACATGCATGATTGGATCATACTCATCCTCCTTGCTGTAATAGATGGTTGTTTGAATATAATAGAACCCTTTCACAGGTTTGTTGGACAAGGCATGATGACAGATCTGATGTATCCGTTGAAAGGCAATACTGTTCCATTTTGGGCTGTTCCG GTGATTGCAATTCTATTGCCTTTTGCAATTATTATTGCAATTTATATCAAAAAGCAGAATGTGTATGATTTACACAATGCAATCTTGG GTTTGTTCTTTTCTGTGCTTATAACTGGAGTTTTAACTGATGCAATTAAGGATGCTGTTGGTCGGCCAAGGCCTGATTTTTTTTGGCGTTGTTTTCCTGATGGAAATCCT CTATATGATAACAAAACAACTGGTGTCATATGCCATGGGGACAAAAGTGTTATCAAAGAAGGGCACAAGAGTTTTCCAAGTGGGCACTCATCAT GGTCTTTTGCAGGTCTAGGCTTTTTATCTTGGTACCTTGCAGGGAAAATTAAGGTTTTTGACCATAGGGGTCATATTGCAAAACTGTGCATTGTACTTCTCCCACTGTTGTGTGCAGCTCTTATTGCAATTTCTCGAGTTGATGACTATTGGCACCATTGGCAAGATGTCTTTGCAGGAGGTTTTCTCG GTTTGGTAATTGCTTCATTTTGTTATCTGCAATTCTTCCCCCCTCCTTATGATATCGATG GTTGGTTTCCTCATGCATATTTGCATGCCATGGCTGATATTAGAAGCAGTACACAGACAACTACAAACCCTCTGCGGTCGCGGCCTTTGGAGATGGAGACGGTCTATGTTTCATCTGGAGTTCAGCATGTAGCCCAGATGAGTGATGCCAATTTAAGTCTCGATACAATGGAAGCTGGTAGATGGCATTGA
- the LOC122014887 gene encoding lipid phosphate phosphatase 2-like isoform X3, with product MPDIQLESHTLRSHGTQVARFHMHDWIILILLAVIDGCLNIIEPFHRFVGQGMMTDLMYPLKGNTVPFWAVPVIAILLPFAIIIAIYIKKQNVYDLHNAILGLFFSVLITGVLTDAIKDAVGRPRPDFFWRCFPDGNPLYDNKTTGVICHGDKSVIKEGHKSFPSGHSSWSFAGLGFLSWYLAGKIKVFDHRGHIAKLCIVLLPLLCAALIAISRVDDYWHHWQDVFAGGFLGLVIASFCYLQFFPPPYDIDGWFPHAYLHAMADIRSSTQTTTNPLRSRPLEMETVYVSSGVQHVAQMSDANLSLDTMEAGRWH from the exons ATGCCAGATATACAGCTAGAATCTCACACATTGAGATCCCATGGAACCCAAGTTGCAAGATTTCACATGCATGATTGGATCATACTCATCCTCCTTGCTGTAATAGATGGTTGTTTGAATATAATAGAACCCTTTCACAGGTTTGTTGGACAAGGCATGATGACAGATCTGATGTATCCGTTGAAAGGCAATACTGTTCCATTTTGGGCTGTTCCG GTGATTGCAATTCTATTGCCTTTTGCAATTATTATTGCAATTTATATCAAAAAGCAGAATGTGTATGATTTACACAATGCAATCTTGG GTTTGTTCTTTTCTGTGCTTATAACTGGAGTTTTAACTGATGCAATTAAGGATGCTGTTGGTCGGCCAAGGCCTGATTTTTTTTGGCGTTGTTTTCCTGATGGAAATCCT CTATATGATAACAAAACAACTGGTGTCATATGCCATGGGGACAAAAGTGTTATCAAAGAAGGGCACAAGAGTTTTCCAAGTGGGCACTCATCAT GGTCTTTTGCAGGTCTAGGCTTTTTATCTTGGTACCTTGCAGGGAAAATTAAGGTTTTTGACCATAGGGGTCATATTGCAAAACTGTGCATTGTACTTCTCCCACTGTTGTGTGCAGCTCTTATTGCAATTTCTCGAGTTGATGACTATTGGCACCATTGGCAAGATGTCTTTGCAGGAGGTTTTCTCG GTTTGGTAATTGCTTCATTTTGTTATCTGCAATTCTTCCCCCCTCCTTATGATATCGATG GTTGGTTTCCTCATGCATATTTGCATGCCATGGCTGATATTAGAAGCAGTACACAGACAACTACAAACCCTCTGCGGTCGCGGCCTTTGGAGATGGAGACGGTCTATGTTTCATCTGGAGTTCAGCATGTAGCCCAGATGAGTGATGCCAATTTAAGTCTCGATACAATGGAAGCTGGTAGATGGCATTGA
- the LOC122016079 gene encoding uncharacterized protein LOC122016079 → MKDPGEGDALVGRAAVRELPLSQKAIKVLGNVCFSAFVLFVLVFTVVAITYQPPDPWFDSPKAIISKSLAATLPNATFRTDDSVLRTGEDLAPSPSPKNATASPDASDNSTDTSDIAPTSSDPADNASTPDDTDNVSTPDPADNASTPDAADNATSALVPTLPPPSTDCKSDAPINCSDPRALAAIRRFNARVFRRSIIFLNYEKSVPGSVTGECDASWRFRNRREKSWRRYRDYRRFHLAIADNCSYVVVSAGKFHSGSNAAPKPLPSPRRSSSPAPPTQIPDAEINDTIPTLGSESDFRKGKYLYYTRGGDYCKGMNQYLWSFLCGLGEAQFLNRTFVLDLNICLPATYNPSGRNDESKDFRYYFDFEHLKESASVVEESEFLRDWRRWEKASGQKRGAKITVRKVPTYKVTPMQLQKDKSAIIWRQFEGAEPENYWYRVCEGSAAKSIQRPWHSIWKSKRLMNIVSQIAGRMDWDYDAVHVIRGEKARNKQLWPNLDTDTSPEALAQKLTKMIREWRNLYVATNEPFYNYFDKLRSHYKVHLLDDYKDLWGSRSEWYNETMSLNNGRPVEFDGYMRVAVDTEVLYRAKNRVETFNNLTRDCKDGINTC, encoded by the coding sequence ATGAAGGATCCAGGCGAAGGAGATGCACTCGTGGGCAGGGCGGCGGTGCGGGAGCTGCCGCTGAGCCAGAAGGCGATCAAGGTGCTCGGCAATGTCTGCTTCTCCGCCTTCGTCCTCTTCGTCCTCGTCTTCACCGTTGTCGCCATCACCTACCAGCCCCCTGACCCATGGTTCGACTCCCCCAAAGCAATCATCTCCAAGTCCCTAGCTGCCACCCTCCCCAACGCCACCTTCCGCACTGACGACTCCGTCCTCCGGACCGGCGAAGACCTTGCCCCTTCCCCCTCCCCCAAGAACGCCACAGCCTCGCCCGATGCTTCCGACAACTCTACTGATACCTCCGACATCGCCCCCACTTCTTCTGACCCCGCTGACAACGCTTCCACCCCTGATGACACCGACAACGTTTCTACCCCAGATCCCGCCGACAACGCTTCTACCCCTGATGCGGCCGATAACGCCACCTCCGCCCTCGTCCCTACGCTTCCGCCACCCTCCACCGACTGCAAGTCCGACGCCCCAATCAACTGCTCTGACCCGCGCGCATTGGCTGCTATCCGACGGTTCAACGCCCGGGTCTTCCGCCGCTCCATCATCTTTCTCAACTACGAGAAATCCGTCCCGGGATCTGTCACCGGGGAGTGCGACGCCTCCTGGCGCTTCCGCAACCGACGCGAGAAGTCGTGGCGTCGGTACAGGGACTACCGCCGGTTCCACCTCGCCATCGCCGACAACTGCAGCTACGTGGTCGTCTCTGCCGGGAAGTTCCACTCCGGTTCCAATGCAGCCCCTAAGCCCCTTCCTTCTCCTCGCCGCTCCTCTTCCCCTGCCCCACCCACCCAGATCCCGGACGCCGAGATCAATGACACCATCCCGACTCTCGGATCCGAGTCGGATTTCCGAAAGGGCAAGTATCTCTACTACACGCGCGGCGGCGACTACTGCAAGGGGATGAATCAGTACTTGTGGAGCTTCCTCTGCGGCCTCGGCGAGGCCCAGTTCTTGAATCGAACGTTCGTGCTGGATCTCAACATTTGCCTCCCCGCCACGTACAATCCCAGTGGGCGGAACGATGAGAGCAAGGATTTTAGATACTACTTCGATTTCGAGCACCTCAAGGAGTCAGCTTCGGTGGTGGAGGAGAGTGAATTCTTGAGAGACTGGCGACGGTGGGAGAAGGCCTCCGGCCAAAAGCGCGGCGCAAAGATCACGGTCCGAAAGGTGCCCACCTACAAGGTCACTCCAATGCAGCTCCAGAAGGACAAGAGCGCTATCATCTGGAGGCAATTCGAGGGGGCCGAGCCCGAGAATTACTGGTACCGTGTGTGCGAGGGGAGCGCCGCTAAGTCCATCCAGCGGCCATGGCATTCCATTTGGAAATCCAAGCGACTGATGAACATTGTGTCGCAGATCGCAGGAAGAATGGATTGGGACTATGATGCTGTCCATGTGATCAGGGGAGAGAAGGCCAGGAACAAGCAGCTCTGGCCCAATCTGGACACAGATACCTCCCCCGAGGCTCTTGCGCAGAAGCTAACAAAGATGATTCGTGAATGGAGAAACCTCTACGTTGCCACAAACGAACCATTCTACAACTATTTTGATAAGCTGCGATCGCACTACAAGGTGCATTTGCTTGACGATTACAAGGATTTATGGGGGAGCAGAAGCGAATGGTATAACGAGACAATGTCTCTCAACAATGGGCGGCCTGTTGAGTTTGATGGGTACATGAGGGTGGCAGTGGACACTGAGGTGCTGTATAGAGCAAAAAATCGAGTAGAGACGTTCAACAACTTGACGAGGGATTGTAAGGATGGTATCAACACATGCTAG
- the LOC122015635 gene encoding 40S ribosomal protein S13-like — translation MGRMHSRGKGISSSALPYKRTPPSWLKISPPDVEDNICKFAKKGLTPSQIGVILRDSHGIAQVKSVTGNKILRVLKAHGLAPAIPEDLYHLIKKAMAIRKHLEKNRKDKDSKFRLILVESRIHRLARYYKRTKKLPPTFKYDATTASTLVA, via the exons atggGTCGTATGCACAGTCGAGG AAAAGGTATCTCTTCGTCGGCGCTTCCGTACAAGAGAACTCCGCCGAGTTGGCTCAAGATCTCTCCCCCAGAT GTTGAAGATAACATCTGCAAGTTTGCCAAAAAGGGATTGACGCCGTCGCAGATCGGTGTCATTCTTCGTGATTCTCACGGAATCGCCCAGGTCAAGAGTGTTACTGGGAACAAAATCCTCAGGGTTCTCAAAGCCCACG GTCTTGCACCGGCTATTCCAGAAGATCTGTACCACCTGATTAAGAAGGCTATGGCAATCAGGAAGCACTTGGAAAAGAACAGGAAGGACAAGGACTCTAAATTCAGGCTGATCTTGGTGGAGAGCAGAATTCACCGCTTGGCCCGATACTACAAGAGGACCAAGAAGCTTCCACCAACATTTAAATA CGATGCAACTACTGCCAGCACTCTAGTGGCGTAG